From the Thunnus albacares chromosome 24, fThuAlb1.1, whole genome shotgun sequence genome, one window contains:
- the jagn1b gene encoding protein jagunal homolog 1-B: protein MASRAGPRATGTDGSDFQHRERVASHYQMSVALKSEIRKLNIVHLLIWVLMATQVIVTQLSLVSHKVVATPYQWEYPYLLSIIPTVFSFLALPRNNISYLVISMISAGLFSVAPLIYGCMEMFPVAQQLIRHGKAYRFIFGFSAVSVMYLVIVISVQVHGWQIYYSKKLLDQWFTSTQDKKKK from the exons ATGGCTTCTCGAGCAGGACCGAGAGCAACAGGCACGGATGGCAGTGACTTTCAGCACCGAGAGCGGGTTGCCTCTCACTACCAGATGAG CGTTGCCTTGAAGTCTGAAATCCGTAAACTCAACATCGTCCATCTGCTGATCTGGGTGCTGATGGCAACTCAG GTGATAGTGACCCAGTTGAGCCTCGTGTCCCACAAGGTAGTAGCCACCCCGTACCAGTGGGAGTACCCCTACCTCCTGAGCATAATTCCCACCGTCTTCAGCTTCTTGGCCTTGCCTCGCAACAACATCAGCTACCTGGTCATCTCCATGATCAGCGCCGGGCTTTTCTCCGTGGCTCCACTGATTTACGGCTGCATGGAGATGTTCCCCGTGGCTCAGCAGCTCATTCGGCACGGCAAAGCCTACCGCTTTATCTTCGGCTTCTCGGCCGTATCCGTCATGTACCTGGTGATCGTCATCTCTGTGCAGGTGCACGGCTGGCAGATCTACTACAGCAAGAAGCTGCTGGACCAGTGGTTCACCAGTACTcaggacaagaagaagaaatga
- the LOC122976730 gene encoding collagen alpha-1(VIII) chain-like translates to MVAVPLHSFYLLITVFQLCLLHLAHGGAYYGHKQPPQQHQPPLPQYNEGYPQQQFLGNEMPLFPQYGKELPQLPLQMAKERPLTEGKGQTFPRGAKGPPPPGPGVEGLREGPQGVQGPPGPQGPPGPQGPPGLPGQGLPGLPGKPGPSGPQGYPGIGKPGMPGLPGKPGGPGLPGPKGDLGPNGGEGPTGLTGPPGLPGPPGLPGISKPGGHGLPGQRGPLGEPGQKGLPGLPGPQGPRGDKGVGLPGLPGLKGPGGPPGPPGQAGLPGVGKPGLNGLPGQPGIPGKPGPPGEPGLAGPPGDRGQPGPSGLQGIGKPGKDGLRGQPGLPGGKGEPGPSGLPGGPGLPGYGKPGFPGPKGHKGHAGPAGPPGPKGDKGHGGLPGVIGPTGPSGMPGPPGPIGPPGSLGFPGQKGEDGVMGPKGIPGIKGDFGPPGLPGQPGLSGERGQPGPRGFQGPIGPKGEAGHRGLPGAPGGVGLPGARGEGGLPGDKGHQGPQGIPGLTGPGGPIGPPGLPGHKGETGPPGKPGYPGEGKPGPPGHIGPQGNPGPSGPAGLPGQPGQPGPPGPPGLPAAGPDLGQILPVTGPYAGQKQGYKKPKNGGDISGSAVEMPAFTAKLTNPFPPVGSPIIFDKLLHNGNQDYNPQTGIFTCSVPGVYYFAYHVHCKGGNVWVALMKNNEPVMYTYDEYKKGLLDQASGSAVLPLRQGDTVHIQLPSDQAAGLYAGQYVHSSFSGYLLYPM, encoded by the exons ATGGTGGCTGTACCCCTCCACTCTTTCTACCTACTCATCACAGTGTTCCAGCTGTGTTTATTACACCTGGCCCACGGCGGGGCGTATTACGGACATAAACAGCCCCCTCAACAGCATCAGCCCCCCCTACCGCAGTACAATGAGGGATACCCTCAGCAACAGTTTTTGGGGAATGAGATGCCATTATTTCCTCAGTATGGAAAAGAGCTTCCTCAGCTGCCACTGCAAATGGCCAAAGAGAGGCCACTGACTGAGGGAAAAG GACAAACATTCCCCAGAGGGGCTAAAGGTCCACCTCCCCCTGGTCCTGGTGTAGAAGGTCTCCGAGAGGGTCCGCAAGGAGTTCAGGGCCCCCCAGGACCACAAGGACCACCAGGACCACAAGGCCCCCCTGGGCTGCCAGGTCAGGGATTGCCAGGGTTACCAGGAAAGCCAGGGCCTTCTGGTCCTCAAGGTTACCCAGGAATAGGAAAACCTGGCATGCCAGGATTGCCAGGAAAACCTGGAGGACCCGGATTACCAGGACCAAAGGGTGACCTCGGACCCAATGGTGGTGAAGGACCAACTGGACTTACTGGGCCTCCAGGGCTCCCAGGCCCACCTGGACTCCCCGGCATTTCAAAACCAGGAGGTCATGGGCTGCCAGGACAGCGGGGTCCTCTTGGAGAGCCTGGCCAAAAAGGTCTACCTGGGCTTCCTGGTCCTCAAGGTCCCAGGGGAGACAAAGGCGTTGGTCTACCTGGTTTACCTGGTTTGAAAGGACCTGGCGGACCACCAGGTCCACCTGGACAAGCGGGGTTACCTGGGGTTGGCAAACCTGGTTTGAATGGTCTTCCTGGACAACCAGGGATACCAGGAAAACCTGGTCCTCCTGGAGAGCCAGGACTGGCAGGGCCACCTGGTGATAGAGGTCAACCAGGACCATCAGGCTTACAAGGAATTGGAAAACCAGGAAAAGATGGTCTTAGAGGGCAACCAGGGCTCCCTGGAGGGAAAGGGGAACCAGGCCCTTCTGGGTTACCAGGAGGTCCAGGCTTGCCGGGTTATGGTAAACCAGGGTTTCCAGGACCTAAGGGTCACAAGGGTCATGCTGGTCCTGCTGGACCTCCAGGCCCAAAAGGTGATAAAGGTCATGGAGGTCTTCCAGGGGTCATTGGTCCTACTGGTCCAAGTGGTATGCCTGGACCACCAGGTCCAATAGGGCCCCCTGGTAGTCTTGGCTTCCCGGGGCAAAAGGGAGAAGACGGTGTTATGGGCCCAAAAGGAATTCCTGGAATAAAGGGTGACTTTGGGCCTCCAGGCCTTCCAGGACAGCCAGGTTTGTCAGGAGAGAGGGGACAACCAGGACCAAGAGGTTTCCAAGGGCCCATTGGCCCTAAAGGAGAAGCTGGTCATAGGGGTTTACCTGGTGCCCCTGGTGGTGTTGGATTACCTGGAgcaagaggagagggaggactACCTGGAGACAAAGGGCACCAGGGACCACAGGGGATTCCAGGACTTACAGGACCAGGGGGACCAATAGGACCTCCTGGGCTGCCAGGGCACAAAGGGGAGACAGGCCCACCTGGTAAACCTGGCTATCCTGGTGAGGGAAAGCCAGGACCCCCTGGTCATATTGGTCCTCAAGGTAACCCTGGCCCCAGTGGCCCCGCTGGACTTCCAGGACAACCAGGACAACCTGGACCCCCTGGTCCTCCAGGACTTCCTGCTGCAGGCCCTGACCTCGGACAGATCCTCCCTGTGACAGGTCCGTACGCCGGTCAAAAACAAGGTTACAAGAAACCAAAGAATGGAGGGGACATTAGTGGAAGTGCTGTGGAGATGCCTGCGTTCACAGCTAAACTCACAAATCCGTTCCCTCCTGTTGGCTCTCCCATCATCTTCGACAAACTCCTGCACAACGGAAATCAGGACTACAATCCCCAAACTGGTATTTTTACCTGTAGTGTACCAGGGGTCTACTATTTTGCTTACCACGTCCACTGCAAAGGAGGTAATGTGTGGGTGGCACTGATGAAGAACAATGAGCCAGTAATGTACACTTACGATGAGTACAAAAAGGGCTTGCTGGATCAGGCATCAGGGAGCGCTGTGCTTCCATTACGACAAGGTGACACTGTGCACATACAGCTGCCATCTGACCAGGCAGCAGGACTTTATGCTGGTCAATATGTCCACTCCAGCTTTTCTGGATACTTATTGTACCCAATGTAA